TGCCCTTCGTGATCATCCACCCGGGCTCGCACAAGGGCCAGGGTCTCGAGGCGGGCATTCGGCGCATCGTCGGCGCGCTCGACGAGGTGACGTCGAGGACCCGCGGCTATCGCGTCCGCGTCTTGCTGGAGAACACCGCAGGCGGCGGCGCGACGATCGGGCGGAGCTTTGAAGAGCTGGCCGCGCTCCTCGGCGGCGCGCGGGCGCCGGAGCGCCTCGGAGTCTGCCTTGACACCTGCCATCTCTTCGCCGCCGGCTACGACCTGCGAACGCGCGCGGGCTACGAGGGTGTGATGAAATCATGCGCGGCGATCGTGGGACTCCGGCACGTGCGGGCCTTCCACCTCAACGACGCCAAGGCAGAGCTTGGGTCGGGCCTCGACCGTCACGAGAAGATCGGCAGGGGGCGGCTCGGAAAGGATGCGTTCCGCTGGCTGATGAGAGACCGGCGCTTCGCCCGCGTGCCGATGGTCCTCGAGACGCCCAAGGATCCCGAGCCCAAGGCCGACCGAGCGGCGCTTACGCTGCTGAGGAAGCTTCGGACTAGCGCGAGCGGGTGACGCCGACGCGCGCGCAGGGCGCGCGCACCGGACACTCCGAGCACTTGGGCGACACGGGCTGGCAGATGTTCTGGCCGAAGGACACGAGCAGGTCGTTGTAGCCGATCCAGTACCGTCTCGGCAGGCTGGCCCGCAGCGCCGTTTCGGTCTCCTCCGGATTCCGGGTCCGGACGTAGCCGAGGCGGTTCGAGATGCGGTGCACGTGGATGTCCACGCAGATGCCCGGCTTGTTGAAGCCTTGGGTGACCACGAGGTTGGCCGTCTTCCTGCCCACGCCCTTGAGCGTGAGCAGCGCGTCGATCTCGTCCGGTACCCGGCCGCCGAATCGCGACAGGAGATCGCGGCAGACGCCGAGGATGACCCGCGCCTTGGTGCGGTAGAAGCCGACGGGGAAGATGGCGCGCTCGATCAGCGTAGGCGTCAGCCGAAGCATGGTCTCGGGCGTCTCGGCGAGGGCGAAGAGGCGCGCCGCGGCCGGGCCCGTCGTCTCGTCCTTCGTGCGCAGCGAGAGCAGGCAGGCGATCAGCACGTGGAAGGGATCGCGCCGCCGGGCCGCCACCTCGGCCAGCGAGGTCGTGCGCCAGCGCTTGGAGACGCGCCCGAGGGTGCGGATGACGCGGCCGATCTGGAGCCGCGGCCGGCGGCGGCTCAGGAGCGCCCCTTGATCTGCTCGAGGAGCGCCTTGGCCTGTGGAACGTCCTTCACGGTCCAGTCGGCGGGATTGCTCGGAGCCT
This DNA window, taken from Candidatus Methylomirabilota bacterium, encodes the following:
- a CDS encoding deoxyribonuclease IV — protein: PFVIIHPGSHKGQGLEAGIRRIVGALDEVTSRTRGYRVRVLLENTAGGGATIGRSFEELAALLGGARAPERLGVCLDTCHLFAAGYDLRTRAGYEGVMKSCAAIVGLRHVRAFHLNDAKAELGSGLDRHEKIGRGRLGKDAFRWLMRDRRFARVPMVLETPKDPEPKADRAALTLLRKLRTSASG
- the nth gene encoding endonuclease III, translated to MAARRRDPFHVLIACLLSLRTKDETTGPAAARLFALAETPETMLRLTPTLIERAIFPVGFYRTKARVILGVCRDLLSRFGGRVPDEIDALLTLKGVGRKTANLVVTQGFNKPGICVDIHVHRISNRLGYVRTRNPEETETALRASLPRRYWIGYNDLLVSFGQNICQPVSPKCSECPVRAPCARVGVTRSR